One genomic window of Gracilinema caldarium DSM 7334 includes the following:
- a CDS encoding sensor histidine kinase: MRIVSTIRKKIVITALAPVLILAMTALFTVFTITSAVQGVQGLFIKNYYMQELLTEVNYIQTALSSYMATKNSEDLRKVIHYSRSITDKAVQLDKEVSADQESLLERNIASLIGEFISASNNAVQSKRGRNLSEYTQRLQRVEELASLIQERTNLLMLDRMKIQLSAFSVFSKNVTLIRSLSLSMILVALFFSISIIFYFTDKISAPIIHLGNAANQIASGIYDEQELMVEADDEIGATARAFNLMKKSIIQSFNEIKNKAEIERALMEQQMKNLEMTSLLKNAELSALQARINPHFLFNTLNTGIQLAVVEDADRTRRYLEQLTKLMRYSFRDLDIPVALAEEMDSMRSYLYLMSIRFPDVFDFSMQIISPAEHAIIPKMTIQPLVENAIRHGLKDMTSSASLTIQAYVDEYQRLYINIEDNGNGISPNRITEIFNAADHGTTLDKNGEGGMGMVNVIQRLRLFSGEWDVIQIEPITPRGTRIIISLPYREHT; encoded by the coding sequence ATGAGAATAGTCAGTACAATTCGTAAGAAAATAGTAATCACAGCCCTTGCACCAGTTCTCATTCTTGCAATGACAGCATTGTTTACCGTGTTTACAATTACTTCTGCTGTACAAGGTGTACAAGGCCTATTTATAAAAAATTATTATATGCAGGAACTACTTACGGAGGTGAATTATATTCAAACAGCCCTTTCATCATATATGGCAACTAAAAACTCTGAGGATTTGCGTAAAGTAATTCATTATTCCCGCTCAATAACTGATAAAGCTGTTCAATTAGACAAAGAAGTCTCTGCAGATCAGGAATCTCTGTTAGAACGAAACATTGCATCACTCATTGGAGAATTTATTTCAGCAAGTAACAATGCAGTACAATCAAAACGAGGAAGAAATCTATCGGAATATACTCAGAGACTTCAACGTGTAGAAGAGTTAGCAAGTTTAATTCAAGAAAGAACCAATTTACTCATGCTCGATCGTATGAAAATTCAATTATCTGCCTTTTCGGTATTTTCTAAAAATGTAACACTTATACGAAGCTTAAGTCTCAGTATGATTCTTGTTGCTTTGTTTTTTAGTATATCTATTATTTTTTATTTTACTGACAAGATAAGTGCACCAATTATCCATTTAGGGAATGCAGCGAATCAAATTGCTTCAGGTATATATGATGAACAGGAACTAATGGTTGAAGCGGATGACGAAATTGGGGCAACGGCCCGTGCATTTAATTTGATGAAAAAATCTATCATACAATCCTTTAATGAAATTAAAAACAAAGCAGAAATTGAACGAGCACTGATGGAACAACAAATGAAAAACCTTGAAATGACTAGCCTTTTAAAAAATGCAGAGTTATCCGCTTTACAAGCGAGAATAAATCCTCATTTTTTATTTAACACCTTGAATACTGGCATCCAGCTTGCTGTTGTAGAAGATGCAGATCGAACCCGCCGGTATCTGGAACAACTTACCAAACTAATGCGGTATTCTTTCAGAGATCTGGATATTCCGGTTGCCTTAGCCGAAGAAATGGACAGCATGAGATCTTATTTATATCTTATGTCAATCCGATTTCCCGACGTATTTGATTTTTCAATGCAAATAATCAGCCCCGCAGAGCATGCAATTATTCCCAAAATGACAATTCAACCCCTTGTGGAAAATGCTATTCGTCATGGGTTAAAAGATATGACAAGTAGTGCAAGTCTCACAATTCAGGCTTATGTTGATGAATATCAACGATTATATATTAATATTGAAGACAATGGTAACGGTATTAGTCCCAATCGCATAACAGAAATTTTCAATGCCGCCGATCATGGAACTACACTAGATAAAAATGGCGAAGGCGGCATGGGTATGGTAAATGTTATTCAACGGTTACGATTATTTTCTGGAGAATGGGATGTCATACAAATTGAACCAATTACACCTAGAGGAACTAGAATCATAATTTCTTTGCCCTACAGGGAGCATACATAA
- a CDS encoding response regulator transcription factor has translation MNAKIFLVDDEQPVLDGLSVIITKFIPELTICGTARSGKVAIEAIQQTHPDIIIMDIRMPGMSGIDVLKELDRLGLECLTILLTAYERFDIAQEACGLGVYNYLVKPVEQDIFIKILKNALLHIQKRKERTNQAVNALELLRLARPILEESFLFYLLLGDSSKIQITTYAQIFGWNSSEKIYGHCAVIASRQSLQYEECIAIQTEISNHLNCLSGKLFNTYIMLFIPGNNTEHTNTILKYITNKLVTMDLVYNIGPPKQLAIASQSLLEAFLSLPDFQQKNEHEETLTLQLIKKMIQEISLKNYSATALFIGLQQIVNQQTTFTAFSDRRILLALRFIEANYGKQISLEDTAQAVDLSPAYLSRLLVTETGKSFIEHLTKYRMDRACKELAKGQYSIKEIAAICGYPDSNYFSRIFKKHIGQTPSEFAEQCGRILL, from the coding sequence ATGAATGCTAAAATTTTTCTTGTTGATGATGAACAACCAGTACTCGATGGCTTATCAGTAATTATTACTAAATTTATACCAGAACTTACCATTTGTGGAACTGCTCGTTCAGGAAAGGTTGCTATAGAAGCAATACAACAAACCCATCCAGATATTATCATTATGGATATTCGTATGCCAGGGATGAGTGGTATAGATGTGCTTAAAGAGTTAGATCGTCTTGGTTTAGAGTGTTTAACCATTTTACTCACTGCCTATGAACGGTTTGATATTGCCCAAGAAGCCTGTGGACTGGGTGTTTATAATTATCTCGTTAAACCTGTCGAACAGGATATCTTTATTAAAATTCTTAAAAATGCACTTCTACATATTCAAAAAAGAAAAGAACGGACAAACCAGGCTGTAAATGCACTAGAACTGTTACGGCTGGCTCGTCCCATTTTAGAGGAATCTTTTTTGTTTTATTTACTTTTAGGAGATAGTTCAAAAATACAAATAACAACCTATGCTCAAATATTTGGCTGGAATTCATCAGAAAAGATATATGGGCATTGTGCAGTAATAGCTAGTAGACAATCATTACAATATGAGGAGTGCATTGCAATTCAAACTGAAATATCAAATCATCTCAATTGTCTTTCGGGAAAATTATTTAATACTTATATAATGCTATTTATCCCAGGAAATAATACAGAGCATACCAATACTATTTTAAAATATATTACTAATAAATTAGTTACTATGGACCTAGTATATAATATAGGTCCACCAAAACAGTTAGCAATTGCTTCTCAATCTTTATTAGAAGCATTTTTATCTTTACCGGATTTTCAACAAAAGAATGAACATGAAGAAACTCTTACTTTGCAACTAATAAAAAAAATGATCCAAGAAATATCATTAAAAAATTATTCAGCGACTGCATTGTTTATTGGATTACAACAAATAGTTAACCAACAGACTACCTTTACTGCGTTTTCAGACCGAAGAATATTACTTGCATTACGATTTATTGAAGCAAATTATGGAAAACAAATATCACTTGAAGATACAGCACAAGCTGTTGATTTAAGCCCAGCCTATTTGTCACGTCTTTTAGTCACCGAAACAGGCAAATCATTTATTGAACATCTTACTAAATATCGAATGGATCGGGCTTGTAAAGAATTAGCCAAAGGCCAATATTCTATAAAGGAGATTGCTGCAATTTGTGGATATCCAGACTCGAACTATTTTAGCAGAATTTTTAAAAAGCACATTGGCCAAACACCATCAGAATTTGCAGAACAGTGTGGGAGGATATTACTATGA
- a CDS encoding substrate-binding domain-containing protein — protein sequence MIVKKEHVFFLVTILLSSSLFLNCQGSKKRQATDKPLIGFLMDSLIEERWARDRDIFISSVKTYGGNVIVQIGEENAKTQEAQLQYLIDQGVNSLVLIPNDPDLLTKAVQEAKKHGVPVLLYERLVHNGGADLYLAYDAIKVGELQAAYILKTIKNGPVVIINGKKNDPIAASIHEGIFTILNSEIKSGRITVVEDYWVTTGNSEEVADAIAGLIDKNIHFKAILAYNDLYAEAAIRVLTLKRLAKKVAVAGADADLAACQRIVEGTQTMTVYKPIEIIAAKAAELAVYMARNERVTVHKAIFDGSYRVPYYQLEPIAVDATNLRQTVIKDGFHLEEEVYRNVALK from the coding sequence ATGATTGTTAAAAAGGAACATGTATTCTTTTTGGTTACCATACTGCTTAGTTCTTCTTTATTTCTCAATTGCCAAGGATCTAAAAAACGACAAGCTACAGATAAACCCCTTATCGGTTTCCTTATGGATTCGCTTATAGAAGAACGTTGGGCTAGAGATAGAGACATTTTTATTTCATCAGTCAAAACCTATGGGGGTAATGTTATTGTCCAGATTGGCGAAGAAAACGCTAAAACGCAAGAAGCCCAATTACAATATCTTATTGATCAGGGTGTCAATTCTTTGGTTCTTATACCCAACGACCCAGATCTTTTAACAAAGGCAGTCCAGGAGGCAAAAAAACATGGAGTGCCTGTTTTGCTCTATGAACGCCTTGTTCATAATGGTGGAGCAGACCTCTATCTTGCGTATGATGCTATAAAGGTAGGTGAATTACAGGCAGCATATATTCTAAAAACGATTAAAAACGGCCCTGTGGTTATTATTAACGGTAAAAAAAACGATCCCATTGCAGCATCCATTCATGAAGGAATTTTTACTATCCTTAATTCAGAAATTAAAAGTGGAAGAATTACAGTAGTAGAGGATTATTGGGTTACGACAGGAAATTCAGAAGAAGTAGCTGATGCCATTGCAGGTTTAATAGATAAAAATATCCATTTTAAGGCAATTCTTGCTTATAACGATTTATACGCTGAAGCTGCAATTCGAGTTTTAACATTAAAACGTTTAGCAAAAAAAGTTGCAGTAGCTGGTGCGGATGCGGATCTTGCAGCATGTCAGAGAATCGTAGAAGGAACCCAAACCATGACTGTCTATAAACCCATTGAAATCATTGCTGCAAAAGCAGCAGAACTAGCCGTATATATGGCACGAAACGAGCGGGTTACGGTTCACAAAGCAATTTTTGACGGTTCTTACCGGGTACCCTACTATCAGCTCGAACCAATTGCAGTGGATGCAACTAACTTACGGCAAACAGTCATTAAAGATGGTTTTCATCTAGAGGAAGAAGTGTACCGAAATGTGGCATTAAAATAG
- a CDS encoding galactose ABC transporter substrate-binding protein — MKKTLAIVSALLVIGSLAFAQTTKQPKIGVAIYKFDDTFMSYVRNAIQDNAKGKATIEMVDSQNAQPTQNDQVDSFLSKKMNAIAINPVDRTAAATIINKAKARNIPVVFFNREPLPEDMKKWDKVYYVGAKAEQSGTMQGEIAVDYWKKNPKADKNGDGVIQYIMLKGEPGHQDAELRTQYSIKAVTDAGIKVEKLAEDTAYWDRPKAVEKMKAFYAKFGDKIEMIFCNNDDMALGVIEALRQEGYFTGDKYIPVLGVDATAPALQALEQGTLLGTVLNDAKNQGKATFDLAYALAMGKNPATSGWKIDDGKYVWVPYQKVTKDNYKQFK, encoded by the coding sequence GTGAAAAAGACGCTTGCTATCGTTTCCGCCTTACTCGTCATTGGTTCTCTGGCCTTTGCTCAGACAACCAAACAACCCAAAATTGGTGTTGCCATTTACAAATTTGATGACACCTTTATGTCCTATGTTCGCAACGCAATACAGGATAATGCCAAGGGGAAAGCTACCATTGAAATGGTAGATTCACAGAATGCCCAACCCACCCAAAACGACCAGGTAGATTCTTTCTTATCCAAAAAAATGAATGCTATTGCCATTAACCCGGTAGATCGGACTGCAGCCGCGACAATTATTAACAAAGCAAAGGCTCGCAACATTCCTGTTGTCTTCTTTAATCGGGAACCCCTTCCTGAGGATATGAAAAAATGGGATAAGGTTTACTATGTAGGAGCTAAGGCTGAACAGTCTGGTACCATGCAGGGTGAAATTGCGGTTGATTACTGGAAGAAAAATCCCAAGGCTGATAAAAATGGCGATGGAGTTATCCAGTATATTATGCTAAAGGGTGAACCTGGACACCAGGATGCAGAGCTGCGAACCCAATATTCCATTAAAGCAGTTACCGATGCTGGCATTAAGGTAGAAAAACTTGCCGAAGATACTGCATATTGGGACCGCCCCAAGGCCGTTGAAAAGATGAAAGCCTTCTATGCCAAATTTGGTGATAAGATTGAAATGATCTTCTGCAACAATGACGATATGGCTCTGGGTGTTATCGAAGCACTCCGCCAGGAAGGATATTTTACTGGTGATAAGTACATTCCAGTTCTTGGTGTTGATGCAACCGCTCCTGCGCTTCAGGCTCTGGAACAGGGAACCCTTTTGGGTACTGTTCTTAACGATGCTAAAAATCAGGGAAAGGCTACTTTTGATCTAGCTTATGCACTGGCTATGGGTAAGAACCCTGCAACTTCCGGCTGGAAAATTGATGACGGAAAATATGTCTGGGTACCCTATCAGAAAGTAACAAAGGATAACTACAAACAATTTAAATAA
- a CDS encoding sugar ABC transporter ATP-binding protein has protein sequence MSKSFPGVRALDDVSIQIKPGTVHALMGENGAGKSTLMKCLFGIYEPDSGEIILEGKPVRFANSRQALDAGISMIHQELLPIPYRSVMENLWLGRYPQRSLGPFKFVDHKKMYQDTVELFKELKMDINPKVWVRELSVSKVQSIEIAKAVSYNAKVIIMDEPTSSLTENEVEHLFEIIRRLRNSGVAIIYISHKMEEILQISDDVSIMRDGRHVGTYPAKELTTDQIIKYMVGRDLSHRFPPRENVPGEVILEVKNLTSAENHSFKDVSFSVRRGEIFGIGGLVGAKRTELVESIFGLRPIVSGQILINSKEVSITSPSRAKEYKMALLTEERRATGIVPMLSVKENMLLANLRRYIGRLGLLNEKQGEADAREKINALRVKTPGTKNRIRDLSGGNQQKVLFARWLLTDPDILLLDEPTRGIDVGAKYEIYSIIADLAKRGKSIIMISSEMPELLGMSDRIMVMCDGRVTGILDGKTATQEEIMRLAAKFL, from the coding sequence ATGTCAAAATCTTTTCCCGGCGTCCGTGCACTAGACGACGTATCTATTCAGATTAAACCAGGCACGGTTCATGCTTTAATGGGAGAAAATGGTGCGGGAAAATCGACCTTAATGAAATGCCTGTTTGGTATTTATGAACCCGATTCTGGTGAAATAATCTTAGAAGGGAAACCCGTACGTTTTGCTAATTCTCGACAGGCCCTTGATGCAGGTATTTCTATGATTCATCAGGAGTTGTTACCAATTCCATATCGGAGTGTTATGGAAAACCTCTGGTTGGGTCGATATCCGCAACGTTCATTGGGTCCTTTCAAATTCGTAGATCATAAAAAAATGTATCAGGACACGGTAGAGTTGTTTAAAGAGCTCAAGATGGATATTAATCCTAAGGTTTGGGTTCGGGAACTATCCGTATCAAAGGTTCAATCCATAGAAATTGCAAAGGCTGTTTCTTATAACGCAAAGGTGATTATAATGGATGAACCTACATCATCTCTAACCGAAAATGAAGTAGAACACCTCTTTGAAATCATTCGTCGGCTTCGAAATTCAGGAGTTGCGATTATATATATTTCCCATAAAATGGAAGAAATATTGCAAATTTCAGATGATGTATCTATCATGCGTGATGGTCGTCATGTTGGAACCTACCCGGCTAAAGAATTAACCACCGATCAGATTATTAAATACATGGTTGGGCGGGACCTGTCACACCGATTCCCGCCACGGGAAAACGTACCAGGAGAGGTTATTCTGGAAGTAAAGAACCTTACATCCGCTGAAAATCATTCTTTTAAGGATGTGAGCTTTTCCGTCCGGCGCGGTGAAATTTTCGGGATTGGCGGTTTGGTTGGCGCAAAGCGGACTGAACTGGTCGAATCCATATTTGGATTGCGCCCCATAGTTTCCGGGCAGATTCTTATTAACAGCAAAGAGGTCTCCATTACTAGTCCTTCCAGGGCAAAGGAATACAAAATGGCCTTGCTTACCGAAGAGCGCCGGGCTACCGGAATTGTACCTATGCTCTCGGTAAAAGAAAATATGCTTTTAGCGAATCTACGTCGCTACATTGGCAGGCTTGGTCTTTTAAATGAAAAACAGGGCGAAGCGGATGCTCGAGAAAAGATCAATGCGCTCCGGGTAAAAACACCGGGTACCAAAAACAGGATTCGAGACCTTTCCGGTGGTAACCAACAAAAGGTCCTATTTGCCCGCTGGCTTCTTACCGATCCAGATATTCTGCTTCTTGACGAACCTACCCGAGGTATCGATGTAGGAGCAAAATATGAAATTTATTCAATCATTGCAGATTTAGCAAAACGAGGGAAGAGTATCATTATGATATCTTCAGAAATGCCAGAGCTTCTTGGAATGTCAGACAGAATTATGGTCATGTGTGATGGGAGAGTAACAGGCATTCTTGATGGCAAAACTGCAACCCAGGAAGAAATAATGCGCTTAGCCGCAAAATTTTTATAA
- the mglC gene encoding galactose/methyl galactoside ABC transporter permease MglC: MSASNSKSDKPFNTKIFSSFSLQYAIYFVFLLLVIGITIKEPAFLSIENFRNILSMSATRIIIAMGVGGILITGGTDLSAGRQVGLAAVLSASLLQALDYPRRMYVDLPQLPLWLPIILAMVVCALIGLVNGLIVAKLKVPPFIATLGTMVAVYGLNSLYFDRPPYGAQPIGGLDKRFTNLGSGYIGLDGTYSLPYIVLIAVLVALFVWILHNKTTFGKNIYAIGGNPEAAKVSGVNVVRNLLIVYTLAGALYGLGGALEAARTGGATNNYGNGYELDAIAACVVGGVSTSGGIGTVPGMVVGVLIFSVINYGLTFINMSPYWQQIVKGAIIIAAVAIDIRKYLNKR, encoded by the coding sequence ATGAGTGCATCTAACAGCAAAAGCGACAAACCTTTTAACACCAAAATTTTTTCGTCCTTCAGTTTGCAATATGCAATTTATTTTGTGTTCCTTTTACTGGTGATCGGTATTACCATCAAAGAACCAGCTTTTCTTTCCATAGAAAATTTCAGAAACATCCTTTCCATGTCCGCGACACGAATCATTATTGCTATGGGCGTCGGTGGAATCCTGATTACCGGCGGTACGGATCTTTCTGCCGGCCGACAGGTCGGGCTCGCGGCGGTTCTTTCAGCCAGTCTTCTGCAAGCCCTGGATTATCCCCGAAGAATGTATGTAGATTTGCCACAACTACCGCTCTGGCTCCCTATTATACTGGCCATGGTGGTTTGTGCTCTCATCGGCCTAGTAAACGGCCTTATTGTAGCTAAGTTAAAGGTACCACCCTTTATTGCAACATTGGGTACCATGGTTGCAGTGTACGGGCTCAACTCCCTCTACTTTGACCGGCCGCCCTATGGGGCCCAACCCATCGGCGGGCTCGACAAACGATTCACCAACCTTGGTTCTGGCTATATCGGGCTCGATGGTACCTATTCCTTGCCCTATATCGTACTGATAGCAGTCCTGGTAGCCCTCTTTGTCTGGATACTGCATAACAAGACCACCTTTGGTAAAAACATTTATGCTATTGGCGGTAACCCTGAGGCTGCAAAAGTGTCCGGTGTTAATGTAGTCCGTAATTTGCTCATTGTGTATACACTGGCTGGTGCTCTATACGGGTTGGGTGGGGCCCTGGAAGCAGCCCGGACTGGTGGTGCCACCAATAATTATGGTAACGGGTACGAACTCGATGCCATCGCAGCCTGCGTCGTCGGAGGTGTATCAACCTCTGGTGGTATCGGTACTGTTCCTGGTATGGTGGTTGGTGTGCTTATCTTTTCTGTTATTAACTACGGATTAACATTCATCAACATGTCACCATATTGGCAGCAGATTGTTAAGGGTGCTATCATTATTGCGGCAGTAGCAATCGATATCCGTAAATATTTAAATAAACGTTAA
- a CDS encoding M20/M25/M40 family metallo-hydrolase: MNTTLFKTSIHRFCKAITIDTSWPEQADHDPQEKERAERALSSFQNFLVTAFQAFHRVAERTVLSPYSVIYRWPGKQESRKTHKPVLLLAHYDVVPADREFWTTVPFGAEIREDFIYGRGTLGTKNTLTCAMEVAEFLVSEGFAPDRDIWFAFGGDEERSGACGAQKAAAWFAEQKLHFSWTLDEGSIVALDQIPGVSKPLTLIGVEEKGFLDIELMVQQNPGHALRPAERQAVALYWPRHWFGFHTSRSPTGSSHRWNVSLWTLPL; the protein is encoded by the coding sequence ATGAACACCACACTATTTAAAACATCAATTCACCGATTTTGTAAAGCAATCACTATCGATACCAGCTGGCCAGAGCAGGCAGACCATGACCCGCAGGAAAAAGAACGAGCAGAAAGAGCACTTAGTTCATTCCAGAATTTTTTAGTTACCGCTTTTCAGGCTTTTCATCGAGTAGCCGAGCGGACAGTTTTAAGTCCTTATAGCGTTATATACCGTTGGCCAGGAAAACAAGAAAGTCGGAAAACACATAAACCGGTACTTTTGCTTGCACATTACGACGTCGTACCGGCCGACAGGGAATTCTGGACCACCGTCCCCTTTGGTGCAGAAATAAGGGAAGACTTTATTTACGGCCGGGGCACCCTTGGCACTAAAAACACTTTGACATGTGCTATGGAAGTGGCAGAATTTCTGGTTAGCGAGGGTTTTGCTCCGGATCGGGATATCTGGTTTGCATTCGGAGGGGATGAAGAGCGTTCCGGTGCATGCGGGGCCCAGAAAGCGGCAGCCTGGTTTGCAGAACAAAAGCTTCATTTTTCTTGGACTTTAGATGAAGGCAGTATTGTTGCCTTGGACCAGATACCCGGAGTATCAAAACCACTTACCCTCATCGGAGTGGAAGAAAAAGGCTTTTTAGATATAGAACTGATGGTACAGCAAAATCCGGGTCATGCATTGAGACCAGCAGAGCGGCAGGCTGTGGCACTATATTGGCCGAGGCATTGGTTCGGCTTTCACACAAGCCGTTCCCCTACAGGCTCATCTCATCGGTGGAACGTTTCTTTATGGACCTTGCCCCTATAA
- a CDS encoding putative zinc-binding protein, which translates to MAGCCCGGDEKVTLLYACSGAANTGLLADQVMRTLNRDKVGASTCLAAMGADLSGFIQSARSATNNIVLDGCKVACGAKIFEKNGIPYDHYVMTDFGVEKGKTPITGDLIEDISTRIAEKVNADSVKILQN; encoded by the coding sequence ATGGCTGGATGTTGCTGCGGAGGAGATGAAAAAGTAACTTTATTGTATGCCTGTTCAGGTGCTGCAAATACGGGTCTCTTGGCAGATCAGGTAATGCGGACTCTGAACCGGGATAAGGTAGGAGCCAGCACGTGCCTGGCTGCTATGGGTGCTGATCTTTCGGGGTTTATACAATCTGCACGAAGCGCCACTAACAATATTGTACTGGACGGTTGTAAGGTGGCCTGCGGTGCAAAGATTTTTGAAAAAAACGGAATACCCTATGATCACTATGTTATGACCGATTTCGGTGTCGAAAAGGGCAAGACCCCCATTACAGGGGATCTCATCGAAGACATCTCAACCAGAATAGCAGAAAAGGTAAACGCTGATTCTGTAAAAATTTTGCAGAATTAA
- a CDS encoding permease produces the protein MKKILQRYSPAMLVSLFFLVFLVLFPVWRDKAVDSLALQIKTMLLVIPPIFILLGLLDVWVPREQMITLMGEGSGLKGPILAFLLGSFAAGPLYGAFPFAAVLMKKGARFSNILIFIGAWSTTKIPMLLFEIASLGNRFALSRLAIDVVGIVLISWSIFTILPKQEINRLYEQAQNIA, from the coding sequence ATGAAAAAGATCTTACAACGATATAGTCCTGCTATGCTCGTGTCCTTGTTTTTTCTTGTCTTTCTGGTTCTTTTTCCAGTATGGAGGGATAAGGCTGTTGATTCGCTTGCTCTTCAGATAAAAACAATGTTACTGGTAATTCCTCCTATATTTATTCTGCTGGGGCTTTTAGATGTGTGGGTTCCCCGGGAACAGATGATTACATTGATGGGAGAAGGCTCCGGTTTGAAAGGGCCCATACTCGCCTTTCTGTTAGGCTCTTTTGCCGCAGGGCCCCTCTATGGTGCATTTCCCTTTGCTGCAGTTCTTATGAAAAAGGGTGCACGTTTTTCCAACATTCTTATCTTTATAGGTGCATGGTCTACAACAAAAATTCCAATGTTGCTCTTCGAAATAGCATCCCTGGGAAATCGTTTTGCCCTCTCTCGGCTTGCTATCGATGTGGTGGGTATTGTACTTATTTCCTGGTCAATTTTTACAATCTTGCCTAAACAAGAAATTAATCGCCTCTATGAGCAGGCGCAAAATATAGCTTAA